Within the Vairimorpha necatrix chromosome 10, complete sequence genome, the region TCATGTATAAAAGCCTTAGAGAAAGCATTATTTCTACagagtttttatttaacatTACTATAACATACAGTTATCCTATCCCacaagatattttttttaaaaataattccaAGTTTCTTCCTTACAAATTagtatttgaaatttttatttaaattcaCTACAAGTACAGAGAAGTCTCTCCGACTTGTTATGAcaactttaaaaaacataactttactataaataagTTTTTACACGTTATATTCTATTCTTTGATCAAGAAtcttgatatattttttgattaaacaaatatgCCCAtgaatatgatttttttattcattacTTATTCAACACCAACTAATCACACTTCTGTACCTTCTATTTCCACTTTAATTTGCGTCTTAGAGTCAAATTTGTACAACTTAAGagttaatttttacaatgaTCGAGAAttagaaagaaataatttgtttattaaaatcaataaaactAACATGTTGTATAACAAGTTAAAGAGTTCTCTAGTACATGGAATTAAtagattaatttttttattaataaaaaggacagaaaaaaataagtatgAATTAGTTAGTAAAATTGAgaattctataaatatgaataatGCTTGTATTGagaattatattaaagtaTGTAATGAACATTTAAAtagtataataaatttgaagaAGGAGAGTTTTGAGAATATTGAACTTTTAAATCGTAAATATTCCCAAGATGTAGGGAATATTAAGAAAGAGTTAAATAGATTGAGAGAGATAAAAGCTTGTATGcgcaaaaattaaataaatttatataagatttattgagttattacaaatataatgagttttttatgtttgcttagaatattatattttattttttatataaacttagattttttatataaacttagatttattatgttggattatatttctaatattcgcttagatttttttatattagcTTTGATTTTTCTATAAGCATAGATTTACTATGTTAGCttagatttattattttagactagatttctaatattcgcttagatttataatgttagcttagattttttctataagcttagatttattatattttattttacatgtTAGCTTAGGTTTGTTATGTTAGCTTAggtttttttatgttagcttagaattattattttaatgattttttctataGGCATAGATTTACTATGTTAGCTTAGATTTTCTTATGTTAGCTTAGATTTCTAATTTAGCTTAGAGTTATAATGTTAGCttagatttattattttagaCTAGATTTCCAATATTCGcctaaatttataatgttaGCTTAGGTTTTTTCTATAAGCTTAGatctattatattttattttacatgtAAGCTTAGGTTTATTTGTTATCTTAgatttgttatatttttttttacatatatacaaattttttatatttttttttattttacatctATGATTAGCtttctttgatttttataatagcttagatttttttattttatcttataattttctatagttttttttacatatgtatattttttatattggcttagatttattagttatcttagaatttttttttacaaatttaatctttatttataatataagcttagattttttttacaaagataaactttatttattatgttatcttagattttttttacaaatttaatctttatttataatataagcttagatttttttttacaaatttaatctttatttataatacaagcttagattttttttaaatttaatctttatttataatataagcttagattttttttacatatatatatgaattttataaaattttttttttacaaatttaatatttctttttatttttgattctctctattttcttcttcacCTCTTCATCTTCTTCTATTTGACTCTCATTAATTTCTTTCCTATTAAATGGGTCTATTCCATCATTAAGCATTATCATATTGTATGTACTCCTGTCTACTGTCACATTACTCGTCAGTAATCTTATTGGATCTTTTATTAAGTTATAAGTCAGTGGATCATAAAAtccttcttcttcttcttcttgttCTTTCTggttttctttaaatttctcTATAAGTTCTTCTAGTTCACTGAGCTGTGAATTATTAAGAAGAAATTTGTTCCTACAAATTTCTTCTCCTCTTACAAACAAATTCAGATCAAAATACATTTCTTCATTACagactttttttataaatttctggtcttttatatttagataTATTAGTAAGATATTTCTTAAGAGATCTTTAGGCTTAAAATTCAGAGATTCTTTTGTTATGtctttaaatgtttttaagaTCAAGTCACTGCATTTTGGGCCGACTATTATCTTGAGATTACAGTTTAGTATCTTGACGAATATTTCTATTAATTCGTCTACTAAAAGTagatctttatttttatttataattttcccAAGGAGTCTAAAACAAGTGTCTACGAAGATGAAATATGTGTGGACTCTTtgtttttgtctttttaaatcaaataaCAAGCTATTTATATCTTCAATGTCTCtactatttatatttccAATGTCTCTGCTATTTATATTTCCAATATTAATATcttttagatttattttcttgGTTATTTCGTTGATCTCTTTAATTCCTCCTAGTCCTCGACTTAGACAATATTCAAAATCACTCATCAGGTAATTCACTGCCTTAATATTCTGTCTACATGTCTTAAGTACTGCATTATTCTCTACtagtattatatttattaaatatcttATTTCTATCTTGTGTCCTTCTTTCTGGATCTTATTGTAATATTCTATGATCTTGTTCATTAGACTGAACTTGATAATATTCGGATTATTAGCGAGGATCCTTAAGATGTGGTGTTTTAGAtcttcatatttaaaaaggaaTGAAATGACCGAGGCGTCAGGCGGGAAGAACTCAGAAATGTACAAATAAACAGAGCAGATTAATTTGAAATTCGGATTATCTTCATTTTGTACTGTGTGAATGTAGTCGCTTAGATATTCCCCGTATCTCTTCTCATTCACTATATTCTTCAATATCTTGTCTATTTCTTCTGtctcttcttcttctatcCTCTTCATTTTCCTCTCTTCTATCATCTTTATAAAACTAAGTTTAAACACCTCTGCTTTACTATAAAAGATGAAATTTGTAAAAGACTCCTCTTCTCTTGGTATCTTCATCTTTTTACTAATAATAGTCTCTAAGAACTTATTAATTAGTAAATTCAAGGAATATGCCTCCTGGTCTGTcataaaatcttcttttttaaaaagcgTCTTATTCCTCTCCTGATTATTCATAATTATGCATTTAATGCTAAAAATGAAGTGTCTCTTTAAGAGAGGATTCTGACATATTAGAGTCTTTATTATAGAATAAATAATGTCTATAAAGTTCTCTTCTAAGACATACCAAGGATTTGACCAGATTGATTCGTCAGagaatatttctaatatttgaggaaaagataataaattctctaagaaatagaaatatttcttagagcaaatataagaaaagaaaggaatataaaaagataaaggGAGATTTGGAAGAATATCAAGAGTATTAAAAGATGATTCCTTTActaaatattcaaatgaattattattaaaagggagttcttctatttttttaagtaagaAATCTTTATGATTTTCTGAATAATCTTTACTATAATTCTGGAATATTGTAAGAAGAGGATCTTCAGAGATCTcaatgaaatataaaaagagaaTTTCAGATTCTTCAAGATCCAAAGAAGATCCTCCATCGAATTGTAAATCTaaagatttaaagaaatcAACACgacttaaatatattttagacTGTGACATATTATTAGAATTTGTCATATTAGAATTTGTCGTGTTATTAAGATTTGTCATATTTTAAAGggcaaaaaataaaactaaattgtttaaatttcaaaaaaaatgtttaaatttcaaaaaaactaaattcAGCATAAATGGAGAagaaaattacaaaattaatttagaatttattctgacgatattttggaactgagttttacaataatatagATTTCTATATTATCAAATCTAGagatcatatttttatgatactAAGAGTTATACAAATTCAAAAACTTgcattttgtttattttatattttgttttctttttttactatcCTTGTTAGTCCAGTGGTTAGGATATCGGTCTTTCACACCGGGGGCCCGGGTTCGATTCCCGGACGaggaaataaatttttagaaaaatgaagatatttataatattctgTATACAGACATCTTTCTGTCTATAGACTAAGAGGCTAAAGTCAGCTTAGACTATGCCATCTTTCTGTCTATAGACTATGCCATCTCTCTGTCTATAGACTAAGATATCGCCATCTTTCTTTAAAACTTTACAGCTTAGACAAAGAATAgtctttctttttttatcatttcaCCCCTCTTTTCGTTCTATGTTCTTTATTAAGTCTTCTCTTCTCCctttcttttctttatttttcttcttcttatTCTTCCACTCTCTTTTTCTTATCTTCGTCTTCCAGAGACATTTGGTCTTCAAGTGCTCTTCTTACACTTCTATTCCCATACACTGTACTTATAAGAGTATAGATCTCttctatattaataatCACTCTAATACTGACATAATCTTCTGTCACGGGTCTATAATCTCCCAGAAGATCTTCAAGAGATTATTATATGAAATGTCTTCTTTTACTAATTGTAATGTACTAAGTTTCAATATAAAAGgcatatttaataatagaGGTATACCATCAGAGAGAGGTATAAAGAAGGAGTTAGATCATATTATAGACTATATTAGACAGACTAATACTAAGAAAGTCTTCTTTGGGCAGTCTCTGGGCTGCTCACTGGCGATTTATCTTAGTAAACTTATAGAAGGCCGAGTTATACTAGAGAATCCTTTTAGAAGTTACAAAGAAGTAGTAAGAAGAAGGAGAATATGGAGACACATagcatttttattagtagATAAGTGGGAGAATAAGATGGATAAAGTAGAAGAGTGTCTCTTTCTACTGAGCAGTGAAGATAAGATAGTTAGAAATGAAGATGGAGAATATTTAAGTAGACAGTGTAAGAAGAGTAAGataagatatttaaaaggATCTACACATTTTAATAGTGCGAAAAACAAGAACTACTACAAATTCATAAATGAATACATACAA harbors:
- a CDS encoding ubiquitin conjugation factor E4 (UFD2): MTNSNNMSQSKIYLSRVDFFKSLDLQFDGGSSLDLEESEILFLYFIEISEDPLLTIFQNYSKDYSENHKDFLLKKIEELPFNNNSFEYLVKESSFNTLDILPNLPLSFYIPFFSYICSKKYFYFLENLLSFPQILEIFSDESIWSNPWYVLEENFIDIIYSIIKTLICQNPLLKRHFIFSIKCIIMNNQERNKTLFKKEDFMTDQEAYSLNLLINKFLETIISKKMKIPREEESFTNFIFYSKAEVFKLSFIKMIEERKMKRIEEEETEEIDKILKNIVNEKRYGEYLSDYIHTVQNEDNPNFKLICSVYLYISEFFPPDASVISFLFKYEDLKHHILRILANNPNIIKFSLMNKIIEYYNKIQKEGHKIEIRYLINIILVENNAVLKTCRQNIKAVNYLMSDFEYCLSRGLGGIKEINEITKKINLKDINIGNINSRDIGNINSRDIEDINSLLFDLKRQKQRVHTYFIFVDTCFRLLGKIINKNKDLLLVDELIEIFVKILNCNLKIIVGPKCSDLILKTFKDITKESLNFKPKDLLRNILLIYLNIKDQKFIKKVCNEEMYFDLNLFVRGEEICRNKFLLNNSQLSELEELIEKFKENQKEQEEEEEGFYDPLTYNLIKDPIRLLTSNVTVDRSTYNMIMLNDGIDPFNRKEINESQIEEDEEVKKKIERIKNKKKY
- a CDS encoding alpha/beta-hydrolase domain-containing protein, which gives rise to MFFIKSSLLPFFSLFFFFLFFHSLFLIFVFQRHLVFKCSSYTSIPIHCTYKSIDLFYINNHSNTDIIFCHGSIISQKIFKRLLYEMSSFTNCNVLSFNIKGIFNNRGIPSERGIKKELDHIIDYIRQTNTKKVFFGQSLGCSLAIYLSKLIEGRVILENPFRSYKEVVRRRRIWRHIAFLLVDKWENKMDKVEECLFLLSSEDKIVRNEDGEYLSRQCKKSKIRYLKGSTHFNSAKNKNYYKFINEYIQE